A DNA window from Planctomycetota bacterium contains the following coding sequences:
- a CDS encoding c-type cytochrome domain-containing protein, which translates to MAALLILGGFSRTEADERSSRRDGAAPIDFNRDIRPILSDRCVLCHGPDSKSRTSALRLDTREGATADLGGYAAIVPGKPEKSELVRRITSRDPGEAMPPPKSGKKLTAREVELLRRWIAEGAPYERHWAF; encoded by the coding sequence ATGGCCGCGCTGCTGATCCTCGGCGGCTTTTCGAGGACCGAAGCGGACGAGCGGTCCTCCCGCCGGGACGGTGCCGCTCCGATCGACTTCAACCGCGACATCCGGCCCATTCTGTCGGATCGCTGCGTCCTCTGTCATGGTCCGGATTCGAAATCGCGCACTTCGGCGCTGCGGCTGGACACGCGCGAAGGGGCCACGGCGGACCTCGGAGGCTACGCGGCGATCGTGCCCGGAAAGCCGGAAAAGAGCGAGCTTGTTCGGCGGATCACGTCGCGGGACCCCGGGGAGGCCATGCCGCCGCCGAAATCGGGCAAGAAGCTCACGGCCCGGGAGGTGGAGCTTCTGAGGCGGTGGATCGCGGAGGGGGCGCCGTACGAGCGGCACTGGGCGTTC